From one Rhizobium rosettiformans genomic stretch:
- a CDS encoding DUF817 domain-containing protein, protein MTLVAEGRRDLLSALDRRLIDNAPHPQLTGFRRFVVEFVMFGIKEARACLFAGLFFISIFAVPRTGLFGIPRYDVLLIIALAIQIWMVWTKLETMDELKAICLFHAVGFALEAFKTAGANPSWTYQDFAYTKLLGVPLFSGFMYAAVGSYIIQAWRLLDVRIRHHPPYWMAIGVAVAIYLNFFTHHYIGDYRWYLAALSIGLYARTTVIYRPFDRDRQMPMLLAFILIGFFIWVAENISTFFAIWHYPNQLGAWSTVHLGKWSSWTLLVMMTFTIVASLKHIRATIHIPK, encoded by the coding sequence ATGACACTGGTGGCAGAGGGACGCAGGGATCTGCTGAGTGCGCTGGACCGGCGACTGATCGACAATGCGCCGCATCCGCAGCTCACCGGCTTCAGGCGATTCGTCGTCGAATTCGTCATGTTCGGAATCAAGGAAGCGCGCGCCTGCCTGTTTGCCGGCCTGTTCTTCATCTCGATCTTTGCGGTGCCACGCACCGGCCTCTTCGGTATTCCACGCTACGACGTGCTGCTGATCATCGCGCTCGCCATCCAGATCTGGATGGTCTGGACCAAGCTCGAGACGATGGACGAGCTGAAGGCGATCTGCCTCTTCCACGCGGTCGGCTTTGCACTGGAGGCCTTCAAGACAGCAGGTGCCAATCCATCCTGGACCTATCAGGACTTCGCCTACACCAAGCTTCTCGGCGTGCCCCTATTCTCCGGCTTCATGTATGCCGCCGTCGGCAGCTACATCATCCAGGCCTGGCGATTGCTGGATGTCAGGATCCGCCATCACCCGCCCTACTGGATGGCGATCGGGGTGGCTGTCGCGATCTATCTCAACTTCTTCACCCACCACTACATCGGCGATTATCGCTGGTATCTGGCAGCGCTCTCGATCGGGCTCTACGCCCGCACCACCGTGATCTACCGGCCTTTCGACCGCGACCGGCAGATGCCGATGCTGCTTGCCTTCATCCTGATCGGCTTCTTCATCTGGGTGGCAGAGAACATCTCGACCTTTTTTGCGATCTGGCACTATCCGAACCAGTTGGGCGCTTGGTCGACGGTGCATCTGGGCAAGTGGAGTTCCTGGACGCTGCTGGTGATGATGACGTTTACGATCGTCGCCTCGCTCAAGCATATCCGCGCCACGATCCATATTCCGAAGTGA
- a CDS encoding DUF2809 domain-containing protein: MDEIKATMSQRLRRLGMAFAIIACGVALRLGGYEIGLPYFLVKYGGSTLWGAMVFFLIAMLLPRQPIGRLTLLALVIAALTELTRLYHTAWLDEFRLTLAGALLLGRIFSWWNIVAYGLGIALAAFIEARRLTLPGQPSD; this comes from the coding sequence ATGGACGAAATCAAGGCAACGATGTCACAACGCCTGCGCCGGCTGGGGATGGCCTTTGCCATCATCGCGTGTGGCGTGGCTTTGAGGCTCGGCGGCTATGAGATCGGCCTGCCGTATTTTCTGGTGAAATACGGTGGTTCGACGCTCTGGGGCGCGATGGTCTTTTTCCTCATCGCCATGCTGCTGCCGCGACAGCCGATCGGACGCCTGACGCTCCTCGCCCTGGTAATCGCAGCGCTCACGGAGCTCACCCGCCTCTACCACACGGCCTGGCTCGACGAATTCCGCCTGACATTGGCAGGCGCGCTTCTGCTCGGACGTATCTTCTCCTGGTGGAATATCGTGGCCTATGGCCTCGGCATCGCCCTGGCAGCCTTCATCGAAGCGCGTCGTCTCACGCTTCCCGGCCAGCCGTCAGACTAG